Proteins found in one Zea mays cultivar B73 chromosome 1, Zm-B73-REFERENCE-NAM-5.0, whole genome shotgun sequence genomic segment:
- the LOC103643784 gene encoding protein FAR1-RELATED SEQUENCE 5 isoform X3, producing MDMERGAGSEQGSPDSEMGEGDNDSVGYGAEMEVDAGSGSAPASSASASASVSASAYAARAGAFDGVDPFEGMEFDDEEDAWTFYNVYAHRVGFSTRISVMHRSRRDGSVMSRQFVCAKEGFRTYRGKNEVSRADAADAGDDDSGRGRRTRAVTRVGCKAMIRVKKQDNGRWSVTKLETAHNHPLVPTNQAHCLRPHKPLSECGKHRPFGGHRNGGSLLAIEPPPPPLTPPVPHTSVAQVVPQYFSDGIGNATRVILDYVKRMQAEDPAFFYAMQFVEGRPVGNVFWADARARTTYKDFGDAVVLDDYCKRSKHELPLVAFTGVNHHCQPILFGCAIMAHNNEVSFVWLFETFLLAMSGCHPTSLIMEHDNVLKPAALKVFPLTRLQFCKWHIMNEAHDKLSYLLDAFPSFHDDFINCINMSETINEFEENWKALISKASSQKSEWLDLVYNCRHHWVPVYLRDTFFGDVSLKLQCSSRSSLFEGYISAKTDSQSFIQQYEKALDCCYEKEVKEEFETKYSLPDIKTSSPIEKQGAELYTRSMFLKFQQELICATAYTAEMVKEEGNASIYTVAISEGSEKSVTVQFCSSGSSATCSCRMFEYFGIVCRHILTVFGVRGVSALPSHYFVKRWTKNALDRSLGKNVDEVSREELKEEPRSSAEDGEQSLTWRYNSLCHEALRYAEEGASSLEVYIVAMQALQEAANRVNMAKRGIGQVAPLAVMPIAAQPPESFARNQEITSNKQKKRKKNSSSSRENATSNQLMYVRQPVNFLFVAPGSSSALQGPSQLVAAPPVSLSSKYGQTSGANNSVDDNIPPASVVDKFSGLPDQNAPATSTGNLQGGVTKSIGADSRIKEDCCGKSRLSGHYGGFDIFYQDISAYWFFLDMV from the coding sequence ATGGACATGGAGAGGGGGGCGGGAAGCGAGCAGGGGTCGCCCGATAGCGAAATGGGCGAAGGCGACAACGATAGCGTCGGCTACGGCGCGGAGATGGAGGTGGACGCCGGGAGCGGctcggctccggcgagctcggcgtcCGCATCGGCCTCGGTCTCCGCGTCGGCGTACGCGGCGCGCGCCGGCGCCTTCGACGGGGTCGACCCTTTCGAGGGCATGGAGTTCGACGACGAGGAGGACGCCTGGACGTTCTATAACGTCTACGCCCACCGCGTGGGCTTCAGCACCCGGATCAGCGTCATGCACCGGTCGCGCCGGGACGGCTCCGTCATGTCGCGCCAGTTCGTCTGCGCCAAGGAGGGCTTCCGCACTTACCGCGGGAAGAATGAGGTTTCCCGTGCTGATGCCGCAGACGCTGGCGACGACGATAGTGGGAGGGGTCGGAGGACACGCGCTGTCACCCGGGTTGGCTGCAAGGCCATGATCCGGGTGAAGAAGCAGGACAATGGCCGCTGGAGTGTGACTAAGCTGGAGACTGCACATAACCATCCCCTGGTCCCCACGAACCAGGCACACTGCCTGCGTCCGCACAAGCCACTGTCGGAGTGTGGAAAGCACCGTCCTTTTGGGGGCCATCGAAATGGCGGCTCGCTTCTGGCAATTGAGCCACCGCCACCACCTCTTACGCCGCCTGTGCCTCACACAAGCGTAGCTCAAGTGGTTCCTCAGTATTTTTCGGATGGTATCGGGAATGCCACTAGAGTAATTTTGGATTATGTCAAACGCATGCAAGCTGAAGATCCAGCGTTCTTTTATGCCATGCAATTTGTTGAGGGGCGTCCAGTGGGTAATGTGTTTTGGGCTGATGCGAGGGCTAGGACGACATACAAAGACTTTGGAGATGCCGTTGTCTTGGATGACTACTGCAAAAGGAGCAAGCATGAACTGCCACTTGTCGCTTTTACTGGAGTTAATCACCATTGCCAGCCAATCCTATTTGGCTGTGCCATCATGGCACATAACAATGAAGTATCCTTTGTTTGGTTGTTTGAGACATTTCTCTTAGCAATGTCTGGATGCCACCCTACATCTCTTATTATGGAGCATGATAATGTTTTAAAACCAGCTGCTTTGAAAGTATTTCCTCTAACTAGGCTCCAGTTTTGTAAGTGGCACATCATGAACGAAGCACATGATAAGCTGTCATATCTCCTAGATGCATTTCCATCATTCCATGACGACTTTATTAATTGCATCAATATGTCTGAGACAATAAATGAGTTTGAAGAAAATTGGAaggcattaatttctaaggccagcTCTCAAAAAAGTGAATGGCTTGACTTGGTGTACAATTGCCGTCATCATTGGGTCCCGGTATATCTGAGAGATACATTCTTTGGGGATGTGTCGTTAAAGCTGCAGTGTTCTAGCAGGAGTTCGTTGTTTGAAGGTTATATTAGTGCCAAAACTGATTCACAGTCATTCATTCAGCAATATGAAAAAGCTTTAGACTGTTGTTATGAGAAGGAGGTGAAGGAAGAATTTGAAACAAAATATTCACTTCCGGATATTAAGACATCATCTCCTATAGAAAAGCAAGGAGCAGAGTTATATACGAGGTCAATGTTTTTGAAATTCCAACAGGAATTGATATGTGCCACTGCTTACACTGCTGAAATGGTGAAAGAGGAGGGCAATGCTTCAATTTATACAGTGGccatatctgaaggaagtgagaaGTCTGTAACAGTTCAGTTCTGTTCTTCTGGAAGTTCTGCGAcatgtagctgtcggatgtttgaATATTTTGGTATTGTCTGCAGGCACATACTTACTGTGTTTGGTGTAAGAGGTGTCTCTGCACTTCCTTCTCATTATTTTGTAAAAAGATGGACAAAGAATGCATTGGATAGAAGCTTAGGCAAGAATGTTGATGAAGTTAGCAGAGAGGAGCTCAAGGAGGAGCCAAGAAGTAGCGCTGAAGATGGTGAGCAATCCCTGACATGGCGTTACAACAGTTTGTGTCATGAAGCACTAAGGTATGCTGAAGAGGGAGCATCATCATTAGAGGTTTATATTGTGGCGATGCAAGCTCTTCAAGAGGCTGCTAACAGGGTTAATATGGCCAAGAGAGGTATTGGACAGGTAGCACCATTAGCGGTAATGCCAATTGCAGCACAACCACCAGAAAGTTTTGCAAGAAATCAGGAGATTACTTCCAATAAGcaaaagaagagaaaaaagaattCAAGTAGCTCAAGGGAGAACGCCACATCAAATCAACTTATGTATGTGCGACAACCTGTTAATTTTCTTTTTGTTGCTCCTGGTTCATCAAGTGCTTTACAAGGGCCTAGTCAACTAGTTGCTGCTCCTCCTGTTTCTTTGAGTAGCAAATATGGACAAACATCTGGTGCAAATAATTCAGTAGATGACAATATACCTCCTGCTTCTGTAGTTGATAAGTTTTCTGGGTTACCTGACCAAAATGCACCAGCAACTTCAACTGGAAATCTGCAAGGTGGAGTAACAAAATCCATAGGGGCTGATTCACGAATAAAAGAG